Genomic segment of Paracoccus tegillarcae:
TTGGCGCCATCCGGTGCTGGCCGTGCCCTGCCCGACCTGCCGCGCCAGCATCGGTGCCTGGTGCAAGCGCCCAAGCGGCCACCGCGCTGCCGATCTGCACGATGAACGCGGCGCCGATGCGGATCGGGCGTTCATTCGGCAGCACGGGGCGAGTGCCGCCATCCGGCGCGATGGTGCTGGCTGGATCATCGACGCGCACGGACGCGAGAGGGATTAGACCCAAGAATAAAGCGCCCGCCGACCCTTTCCTTCTGCGACGAAGGTTCAACTGGCCCCGCCTTGCGCGGGGTCCCTTTTTGCG
This window contains:
- a CDS encoding zinc finger domain-containing protein; amino-acid sequence: MMTILSARDIAEAIPAHFEADRRAAFAALHASADLNRDQRRASADRALAQAVWDSFGENPAVDFTAWRHPVLAVPCPTCRASIGAWCKRPSGHRAADLHDERGADADRAFIRQHGASAAIRRDGAGWIIDAHGRERD